In one Pseudodesulfovibrio tunisiensis genomic region, the following are encoded:
- a CDS encoding inositol monophosphatase family protein: MHNSDLSQLLDSLIPVVARSGEIIREADGRERRIRHKGRNDLVTETDLGVELFLKEQLAALVPEADFLAEETAKQTEPGELTWIIDPLDGTTNFAHGLPFVATSVALWHRDRVVAGVINLPLLGELYSAGKGMGAFRNGAPIHVSRVDDVQDALVATGFPYAIEEHLDTVLRHLQTLLPASQGVRRPGAAALDLAYVACGRYDAFWESALNPWDVAAGILLVNEAGGCISEFDSATPHRLRSPNILASNGLLHEAMAGLLARQ; the protein is encoded by the coding sequence ATGCACAACAGCGACCTTTCCCAATTGCTCGACTCCTTGATTCCCGTGGTTGCCCGTTCCGGCGAAATCATTCGCGAGGCCGACGGCAGAGAGCGCCGGATTCGGCACAAGGGCAGAAACGATCTTGTCACGGAAACCGATCTCGGTGTCGAGCTGTTTCTCAAGGAACAGCTTGCCGCATTGGTTCCCGAGGCTGACTTTCTTGCCGAGGAGACGGCCAAGCAGACCGAACCGGGTGAATTGACATGGATAATCGATCCTTTGGACGGCACCACGAATTTTGCGCACGGCTTGCCGTTCGTGGCGACTTCCGTGGCGCTCTGGCATCGTGATCGTGTTGTGGCTGGTGTGATCAATCTGCCGCTGCTGGGCGAATTGTACAGCGCGGGCAAGGGGATGGGGGCTTTTCGCAATGGTGCCCCCATTCATGTCTCCCGCGTTGACGACGTGCAGGACGCTCTGGTTGCCACCGGATTTCCCTATGCCATCGAGGAGCATCTGGACACGGTCCTGCGTCATTTGCAAACGCTGCTTCCCGCTTCGCAGGGGGTGCGTCGGCCCGGGGCCGCGGCCTTGGATTTGGCCTATGTGGCTTGCGGTCGATATGATGCCTTCTGGGAAAGCGCATTGAATCCCTGGGACGTGGCTGCCGGAATTCTGCTGGTAAACGAAGCGGGCGGGTGCATCAGCGAGTTTGATTCGGCAACCCCGCATCGGTTGCGTTCGCCGAATATACTGGCCTCCAACGGCCTTCTGCATGAAGCCATGGCCGGGCTGCTTGCTCGACAATAG
- a CDS encoding DUF6485 family protein, which translates to MKKKDQCPRAKINEQYCTCTYPCDRHGICCECLHYHRQRGELPGCYFTPEEEKTYNRTVEFFVQRRS; encoded by the coding sequence ATGAAAAAAAAGGACCAATGCCCTCGGGCAAAGATCAATGAACAATACTGTACCTGTACATACCCTTGCGACAGGCATGGTATCTGTTGCGAATGCCTGCACTACCATCGGCAGCGTGGGGAACTGCCCGGATGCTATTTCACTCCGGAAGAGGAAAAGACCTACAATCGGACAGTGGAATTCTTTGTGCAGCGGCGTTCATAG
- the gcvT gene encoding glycine cleavage system aminomethyltransferase GcvT codes for MDSLAVTPLTEWHRKNGAKMAPFAGFDMPVQYKGIIVEHKHTRSKVGIFDICHMGELILEGPGALEALNKVVTHDLTTLAPGKCRYGFLLNESGGITDDLIVYCLKDDAYMLVVNGACREKDHAAISGKLPDALPLKDVSDETAKIDVQGPESLAVINEVLGADFSHLKYFNFEQCQVAGCSMIVSRTGYTGELGYELYLPADKALEIWEKLAADERVEPVGLGARDTLRLEIGYPLYGQDLDDDHTPVESGGGFFLKKETEYMGKAGLGKVREKLVPLSIQGRRTARHGDDVCLPSGEKTGVITSGSFSPSLGHCIALAYVRAEDEDNDIFIVKTARAELEAAKVGLPFYAEGTARRKIA; via the coding sequence TTGGACTCTCTCGCTGTCACCCCCCTTACCGAATGGCACAGGAAAAACGGGGCGAAAATGGCTCCGTTCGCCGGTTTCGACATGCCCGTCCAGTACAAGGGCATCATTGTCGAACACAAACACACCCGCTCCAAGGTCGGCATCTTCGACATATGCCACATGGGGGAACTGATTCTGGAGGGCCCCGGCGCCCTTGAAGCCTTGAACAAAGTTGTCACTCACGATCTGACCACCCTGGCCCCGGGCAAATGCCGCTACGGATTCCTGCTCAATGAATCCGGGGGAATCACGGATGACCTCATCGTCTACTGTCTGAAAGATGACGCCTACATGCTCGTGGTCAATGGCGCTTGCCGGGAAAAGGACCATGCCGCAATCTCCGGCAAGCTGCCCGATGCCCTGCCCCTGAAGGATGTCAGCGACGAAACCGCCAAGATCGACGTTCAGGGGCCCGAAAGTCTGGCCGTGATCAACGAAGTTCTTGGCGCGGACTTCAGCCATTTGAAATATTTCAATTTCGAGCAGTGTCAGGTCGCGGGATGCTCCATGATCGTCAGCCGCACCGGCTACACCGGCGAATTGGGGTATGAACTGTACCTGCCTGCGGACAAGGCACTGGAAATCTGGGAAAAACTTGCTGCGGACGAGCGCGTGGAGCCCGTGGGACTGGGCGCACGAGACACGCTGCGTCTGGAGATCGGCTACCCCTTGTACGGTCAGGATCTGGACGACGACCATACCCCCGTGGAATCCGGCGGCGGTTTCTTCCTGAAAAAGGAAACCGAGTACATGGGCAAAGCCGGCCTTGGAAAAGTTCGGGAAAAGCTCGTTCCCCTGTCCATTCAGGGACGCCGCACCGCCCGTCACGGAGATGACGTCTGCCTGCCGTCCGGCGAGAAAACCGGCGTGATCACCAGCGGTTCCTTTTCCCCATCCCTTGGGCACTGCATTGCTCTGGCCTATGTCCGGGCCGAGGACGAGGATAATGACATCTTCATCGTCAAGACGGCCCGGGCCGAGCTTGAGGCCGCCAAGGTCGGTCTGCCCTTTTATGCCGAAGGAACTGCCCGAAGGAAAATCGCCTAG
- a CDS encoding LptF/LptG family permease — MRFGVLSRYLLRQNMYYMLICLCCGACLYLLSDVFDRLDNFVQAEVGTETIFFYFLVKIPLIISQLMPAIFVLAMVIQLGILSRSKEMLALRAGGVSWTWFIMFFVWYGLFWSGVQFGFSQVVGVYGEHEANRIWKEEVRKRQLDELRIKHLWFRDGPFVVHAEEAQPSKSRATGVTVYEFATDSERLIRIISAKKALVDDNGWGLLDVHELDTRTFRAAERLSQFLSVRQNLESFSAVKLSNDKAQLPLWELGDVIGNLKVSGANVNQLETVWHSRFAYAFSVCVMALLALALSTVSDNLFLNIGLALALVFVHYGFHVVGVSAGQQGTVPPVLGAWFGNMVMGGLAVLRLAWVSVPGLADSVKNWLAGLRFGRV; from the coding sequence ATGCGGTTCGGCGTGCTCTCCCGATATCTGCTGCGGCAGAACATGTATTACATGCTTATCTGCCTGTGTTGCGGCGCCTGTTTGTACCTGTTGTCCGACGTGTTCGACAGGCTGGACAATTTCGTGCAGGCCGAAGTCGGAACCGAAACGATATTCTTCTATTTTCTGGTCAAGATTCCGCTCATCATCTCCCAGCTCATGCCCGCGATTTTCGTGCTGGCCATGGTCATTCAATTGGGCATTCTTTCTCGATCGAAAGAGATGCTGGCCTTGCGCGCCGGAGGGGTGTCATGGACATGGTTCATCATGTTTTTCGTCTGGTACGGACTGTTCTGGAGCGGCGTGCAATTCGGTTTTTCCCAGGTTGTGGGCGTCTATGGCGAGCATGAGGCCAACCGCATCTGGAAGGAGGAGGTTCGCAAGCGGCAACTGGATGAGTTGCGAATCAAGCACCTTTGGTTTCGGGACGGCCCGTTTGTGGTGCATGCCGAGGAGGCCCAACCCAGCAAGAGCAGGGCTACGGGTGTCACTGTGTATGAATTCGCCACGGACAGCGAGCGGCTGATTCGAATCATTTCCGCGAAAAAGGCTCTGGTGGACGACAACGGCTGGGGCCTGCTCGATGTGCATGAATTGGACACCCGGACCTTCAGGGCGGCGGAACGACTTTCACAATTCCTGTCGGTTCGGCAGAATCTGGAGTCCTTTTCCGCTGTCAAGCTGAGTAATGACAAGGCCCAGTTGCCTCTGTGGGAACTGGGGGATGTCATTGGGAATCTCAAGGTGTCCGGTGCCAACGTGAATCAGCTGGAAACCGTGTGGCACTCCCGCTTTGCCTATGCCTTTTCCGTTTGTGTCATGGCCTTGCTCGCCTTGGCCCTGTCCACGGTGTCGGACAACCTGTTCCTGAACATCGGTTTGGCTCTGGCTCTCGTGTTCGTGCACTACGGTTTTCATGTAGTCGGTGTTTCCGCGGGACAGCAGGGCACTGTGCCGCCCGTTCTGGGGGCATGGTTCGGCAACATGGTCATGGGCGGGCTGGCCGTGCTGCGGTTGGCCTGGGTTTCCGTGCCCGGGTTGGCGGATTCCGTGAAAAACTGGTTGGCCGGATTGCGTTTCGGCAGAGTGTGA
- a CDS encoding LptF/LptG family permease, protein MKLLHRHIFMELVKLFGLTVSCLLGLILIGRMLQLRTLLLALDLGVLDLLQLFFLMSPLFMLLIAPISCMLSVFLTFLRMSSDNELTALKASGVSLFRMLPAPLLFCALVTTLTYGVSFYGISTCYDAFKVRLVELARTKSRLAIQPGIFNQEYPNLTIYARKVDPATSSFKDIFVEDRTNRSVKVVVTAPSGQVHFDHDTGDIRIEFRNGSIFKNQGDSLTLLKFGKYSVRLPFANMVGGISLSGEEKPKEMSFAQLGELLEQGNADMRYSTRNFNKIHTEYYKRLTLPLGCFILGLFALPMAVFFQGLNQKYGLLLALVFFLVYYSVFSVGVSMGESGASNPGLALWVPNLLFALFSVMGFRYANLERLPSIVVWATRLRRRSA, encoded by the coding sequence GTGAAGTTGCTCCATCGTCACATATTCATGGAACTCGTCAAGCTGTTCGGCCTGACGGTGTCCTGTCTGCTCGGGTTGATTCTCATCGGCCGGATGCTGCAATTGCGCACGCTGCTGCTCGCGCTTGATCTCGGCGTGCTTGATCTGTTGCAGCTTTTTTTTCTGATGAGTCCGCTTTTCATGCTGCTCATCGCGCCGATCAGCTGCATGCTGAGCGTGTTTCTGACCTTTTTGCGCATGAGTTCCGACAATGAGCTGACCGCGCTCAAGGCCAGCGGGGTCAGTCTGTTTCGGATGCTCCCGGCACCGTTGCTGTTTTGCGCTCTGGTCACGACCTTGACGTACGGGGTTTCCTTTTACGGCATTTCCACCTGTTACGACGCCTTCAAGGTGCGACTTGTGGAACTGGCCAGAACAAAATCCAGACTGGCCATTCAGCCGGGCATTTTCAATCAGGAATACCCCAACCTCACCATATATGCCCGCAAGGTGGACCCGGCCACCAGTTCCTTCAAGGACATCTTCGTGGAGGACAGGACGAACAGGAGCGTCAAGGTGGTTGTGACCGCACCTTCCGGACAGGTGCATTTTGATCATGATACCGGGGATATTCGCATCGAATTCCGTAACGGCAGCATTTTCAAGAATCAGGGCGACAGCCTGACACTGCTGAAATTCGGCAAGTATTCCGTACGGCTGCCGTTCGCCAACATGGTCGGGGGAATTTCCCTTTCCGGCGAGGAAAAACCAAAGGAAATGTCGTTTGCCCAGCTGGGGGAACTGTTGGAACAGGGCAACGCGGATATGCGGTATTCCACGCGGAATTTCAACAAGATACATACGGAGTATTACAAGAGGCTGACCTTGCCGCTTGGCTGCTTCATTCTCGGCTTGTTCGCTTTGCCCATGGCAGTATTTTTTCAGGGCTTGAATCAGAAATACGGTCTGTTGCTCGCCCTTGTCTTTTTTCTTGTCTACTACAGCGTATTCTCCGTGGGGGTGAGCATGGGGGAATCCGGGGCGTCGAATCCCGGATTGGCTCTGTGGGTGCCGAATCTCCTGTTTGCTCTTTTTTCCGTTATGGGCTTCAGATATGCCAATCTGGAACGGCTTCCCTCGATTGTCGTCTGGGCGACGCGTTTGCGAAGGAGATCGGCCTGA
- a CDS encoding undecaprenyl-diphosphate phosphatase: MTSWYVAVILGIIEGLTEFLPVSSTGHLIIAGHLLGYTGPKAETFEIVIQLGAILAVVVLYWERFYGLLDFSGKRNFSGIRGLWLLFLTSLPASVVGLLAHKFIKTHLFSPVTVAWALGVGAVIIFIVEGMNKKETAAEIDDITPALAFGIGCFQCLALWPGFSRSAATIMGGMLLGVRRSTAAEYSFIAAVPIMCAATGYDFLKNYQLFEAGDMLFLAIGFSVSFFSAWAAVKGFIYLLGKTTLRPFAVYRLALAPLVLLFL, encoded by the coding sequence ATGACTTCATGGTACGTGGCCGTCATTCTCGGCATAATCGAAGGCCTGACCGAATTCCTTCCGGTTTCCAGCACCGGGCATCTCATCATTGCCGGGCACCTGCTCGGCTACACCGGCCCCAAGGCGGAAACCTTTGAAATCGTCATCCAGCTTGGTGCCATTCTCGCCGTGGTGGTGCTCTATTGGGAACGCTTTTACGGACTTCTCGATTTTTCCGGCAAAAGGAATTTCTCGGGAATACGAGGACTTTGGCTCCTGTTCCTGACATCGCTGCCCGCATCCGTTGTCGGCCTGCTGGCTCACAAGTTCATCAAGACCCACCTGTTCTCCCCGGTCACGGTTGCCTGGGCCCTTGGCGTGGGCGCGGTCATCATTTTCATCGTGGAAGGCATGAACAAGAAGGAAACCGCTGCCGAAATTGACGACATCACGCCAGCCTTGGCTTTCGGAATCGGCTGTTTCCAGTGCCTCGCCCTGTGGCCCGGCTTTTCCCGCTCCGCGGCCACGATCATGGGCGGCATGCTCCTCGGAGTCCGCCGCTCAACCGCCGCGGAATACTCCTTCATCGCCGCCGTCCCCATCATGTGCGCGGCCACGGGCTACGATTTCCTGAAAAACTACCAATTGTTCGAGGCCGGAGATATGCTTTTTCTGGCCATCGGATTCAGCGTCTCCTTTTTTTCCGCCTGGGCCGCGGTCAAGGGATTCATTTACCTGTTGGGAAAAACCACGCTCCGCCCCTTTGCTGTTTATCGTCTGGCTCTGGCTCCGCTGGTTTTGCTTTTTTTATAA
- a CDS encoding tyrosine-type recombinase/integrase, which translates to MKGNIYTRQKCGICGGPLRHDERRGGCFCPRHPHVAAYRQFYVKFGRELRKCFRTYAEAERFLNGIRFEEDKGTLDFRDYQADNPLSFEKLAEEFVDERHAETNLSDNYKQKLTRVMKMAIEAWGDRNVKSIGRREIKHFLLGLNVKSKTRANYRSVLNVFFTRWLVEEEILTRDQVPVLPVIEFELGWRNFTDWETQKKIKDKVRELTWDLNPKIYVGIDLLSIYTNLRPLDLLRLEEGHIDLHYGVLDFPRPTKRKNRRKTVRLLDEHVEVLDWLKRKYPALPGTLFFRHHNAIPPVKEGTPFGQKYLYVWWKRACKLVGVEGVDLYGGTRHTSTTQLAKLAGRDAAKDASEHDTNKAFDRYCQLQGERAFEMSKLIRRAQGNGEKIVHLKRRGGG; encoded by the coding sequence ATGAAAGGCAACATCTACACTCGGCAGAAGTGTGGCATTTGTGGTGGTCCCCTGCGGCATGACGAGCGGCGGGGCGGATGCTTTTGTCCCAGACATCCGCATGTGGCGGCGTACCGTCAGTTCTACGTCAAGTTCGGCCGCGAGCTGCGGAAGTGCTTCCGGACCTACGCCGAGGCCGAGCGATTCCTCAACGGGATCCGGTTCGAGGAGGACAAGGGAACTCTGGATTTTCGGGATTATCAGGCCGACAACCCATTATCCTTTGAAAAGCTGGCCGAGGAATTCGTGGACGAGAGGCACGCGGAAACGAATCTGTCCGACAATTACAAGCAGAAGCTGACGCGGGTCATGAAAATGGCCATCGAGGCGTGGGGCGACCGGAACGTCAAATCCATCGGGCGGCGCGAGATCAAGCACTTCCTGCTCGGATTGAACGTGAAGAGCAAGACCAGGGCAAACTATCGAAGCGTGTTGAACGTGTTTTTCACCCGGTGGCTGGTCGAAGAGGAAATCCTGACCCGTGATCAGGTGCCTGTCCTTCCGGTCATCGAATTCGAATTGGGCTGGCGCAACTTCACGGACTGGGAGACCCAGAAGAAGATCAAGGACAAGGTGCGGGAGCTGACGTGGGACCTCAATCCAAAGATATACGTGGGGATCGACCTGCTTTCGATCTACACCAATCTGCGGCCGCTGGACCTGCTCCGGCTGGAAGAAGGCCACATTGACCTGCACTACGGCGTGCTGGATTTCCCGCGCCCGACCAAACGCAAGAACCGGCGCAAGACCGTGCGGCTGCTGGACGAGCATGTGGAGGTGCTGGACTGGCTCAAGCGGAAATATCCCGCGCTGCCCGGCACGCTGTTCTTCCGGCATCACAATGCCATTCCGCCCGTGAAGGAGGGAACGCCCTTCGGGCAGAAGTATCTCTATGTCTGGTGGAAGCGGGCCTGCAAGCTGGTCGGGGTTGAAGGCGTGGATCTGTACGGCGGAACCCGGCACACCTCGACAACGCAGCTCGCCAAGCTGGCTGGCCGGGACGCTGCCAAGGATGCGTCCGAGCATGACACCAACAAGGCGTTTGATCGGTACTGCCAGCTCCAGGGAGAGCGGGCTTTCGAGATGTCGAAACTGATTCGCCGTGCACAGGGGAACGGCGAGAAAATCGTTCACTTGAAACGACGTGGAGGAGGGTAA
- a CDS encoding phage regulatory CII family protein gives MNSNPHESIDLTTLALPDVLQLMVTSSGRSWETVANMVGWGPANVNRIRDAKDDYWPTLPKLARFCSACRSTLVLDWIGAQVEIGAVELEVAALDCVSLLDSLGDLFREMGEVAKAGGDAVHDDGDKGCHISQREARQIIRELVDVINRGMLMVSRLRPIAGKPGDRI, from the coding sequence ATGAACAGCAATCCGCACGAGTCCATTGACCTGACAACGCTGGCGCTGCCGGACGTGTTGCAGCTGATGGTCACGTCCTCCGGCAGGAGCTGGGAGACCGTGGCCAACATGGTCGGCTGGGGGCCTGCCAACGTGAACCGCATCCGTGATGCCAAGGATGATTACTGGCCCACGCTGCCCAAGCTGGCGCGGTTCTGTTCGGCCTGCCGGTCCACGCTGGTGCTGGACTGGATCGGGGCGCAGGTGGAGATCGGCGCGGTGGAGCTGGAAGTGGCGGCGCTGGATTGCGTGTCCCTGCTCGACAGTCTGGGCGACCTGTTCCGCGAGATGGGCGAGGTTGCCAAGGCTGGCGGGGATGCCGTGCATGATGACGGCGACAAGGGGTGCCACATTTCCCAGCGCGAGGCGCGGCAGATCATCCGCGAGCTCGTGGACGTGATCAATCGTGGAATGCTCATGGTGTCCCGGCTCCGGCCCATCGCGGGCAAGCCCGGGGACCGCATCTAG